The Stigmatella aurantiaca DW4/3-1 genome contains the following window.
GAAGGCCGCGATTCACGCGATGGGGCCAGCACGAGCCGGGGCGTCATCGAGCCCACGGGTGATGATGCGTTTCCCCCCGTGCTGGTGGGGGAAGAGGAGATCACCACCGAACCGGGCGGGACCAACTAAGAGCGCGTGGAAAAATTACGACTCCAGCAGGCGCTCGTAGATGAGGCAGAGAGCCAGGTCAGCAAGAGCCTTGTAGGTTGCAACCGAGTGCTCCTCCCGGATCTCCAGCTTTCGGAACTGATGGAGCCAAGAGAGCGTGCGTTCAACGACTGAGCGTTTCCTGCCCAAACCACTTCCATGAGCAGTTCGTCGCCGGGCGATATAGGGCTCAATATGCCGTTTCTTCAACTGCAGTCGGTGGGAGTCGGAATCATAGCCCCGATCTGCGTAGAGTTTCTGCGGCTTCTGTTTGGGGCTGCCCCGCTTTCCGCGGACACGGGGAAGCTCATCCACCAAGGGGAGAAGTTGGGTGATGTCATTCCTGTTTGCCCCGGTGAGAGTCACGGCAAGGGGTGTCCCCATGGCATCGGTGATAAAGTGATGCTTGGTGCCAAGCTTTCTTCGGTCAACGGGGCTGGGGCCGGTTTTTCGGCCTCCGCTGGGGGCGCGTACGGAACTGCTATCAACAACTGCATGCGTCCAATGGAGTCGCCCCTTGCTTCTCAGTTCCGCCAAGAGAAGTTGGCTCAATCGCTTCCAAACACCCGCCCGATGCCACCTCAACAACCAGAGACGGC
Protein-coding sequences here:
- a CDS encoding IS5-like element ISStau10 family transposase yields the protein MAEPWVSDELWRKLEPLLPQPRRKDRHVQFAGRKRTDPRRIFSGIVFVLRTGVPWRALPATGAFPSGYTCRLWLLRWHRAGVWKRLSQLLLAELRSKGRLHWTHAVVDSSSVRAPSGGRKTGPSPVDRRKLGTKHHFITDAMGTPLAVTLTGANRNDITQLLPLVDELPRVRGKRGSPKQKPQKLYADRGYDSDSHRLQLKKRHIEPYIARRRTAHGSGLGRKRSVVERTLSWLHQFRKLEIREEHSVATYKALADLALCLIYERLLES